In a single window of the Betaproteobacteria bacterium genome:
- the pdhA gene encoding pyruvate dehydrogenase (acetyl-transferring) E1 component subunit alpha, producing MTVIARFEIDFVQFLDHLGRVIQPLPAFARDPQALIPLYRSMVLTRTFDAKATALQRTGQLGTFASSLGQEAVSVGTAAAMRPEDVLVPAYREYGGQMMRGVRIEELLLYWIGDERGSDFSGPRHDFPICVPVGSQAGHAAGAAYAFKYRGEPRVAVCILGDGGTSKGDFYEAINVAGAWQLPVLFVINNNQWAISVPRAIQTAAKTLAQKAIAAGIEGVQTDGNDVVAVRFAVERALDKARGGGGPTVIEALTYRLGDHTTADDASRYRNAEEVKEKWTYEPLARLRNYLFGSGAWTRTDEDALLAECVGCVQKAVDNFLAIPPPRPEQMFDHLYAQLPKALLPQRAAAIEEGADRG from the coding sequence GTGCAGTTCCTCGACCACCTCGGTCGGGTGATTCAACCTTTGCCTGCCTTTGCCCGCGACCCGCAGGCCTTGATTCCGCTGTACCGGAGCATGGTGCTCACCCGCACTTTCGATGCGAAGGCGACCGCGCTGCAGCGCACCGGGCAGCTCGGCACCTTTGCCTCGTCGCTGGGGCAGGAGGCGGTGAGCGTAGGCACTGCGGCCGCCATGCGGCCGGAAGACGTGCTTGTTCCCGCTTATCGCGAATATGGCGGTCAGATGATGCGCGGCGTCAGGATAGAAGAGCTGCTGCTGTACTGGATCGGCGACGAGCGCGGCAGCGACTTCTCCGGCCCCCGACACGACTTTCCGATCTGCGTGCCGGTGGGCTCGCAGGCGGGGCACGCAGCCGGGGCGGCGTATGCGTTCAAATATCGCGGCGAGCCGCGCGTCGCGGTGTGCATACTCGGCGACGGCGGCACCTCCAAGGGCGACTTCTACGAAGCGATTAACGTCGCCGGCGCCTGGCAGCTCCCGGTGCTGTTCGTGATCAACAACAACCAGTGGGCGATCTCGGTGCCACGCGCGATCCAGACCGCCGCAAAAACCCTGGCGCAGAAGGCGATCGCCGCCGGCATCGAGGGTGTGCAGACGGACGGTAACGATGTTGTCGCAGTGCGCTTCGCGGTGGAACGCGCGCTGGACAAGGCACGCGGCGGGGGCGGCCCCACCGTGATCGAAGCCCTGACCTACCGGCTCGGCGATCACACCACGGCAGATGACGCCAGCCGCTACCGCAACGCCGAGGAAGTGAAGGAAAAATGGACCTATGAGCCGCTTGCGCGGCTGCGCAACTACCTGTTTGGCAGCGGGGCATGGACCAGGACCGACGAGGATGCTCTGCTTGCCGAGTGCGTTGGGTGCGTGCAGAAGGCAGTAGACAACTTCCTCGCCATTCCGCCGCCGCGGCCGGAACAAATGTTCGACCACCTGTACGCGCAACTGCCGAAAGCACTGCTGCCGCAGCGTGCGGCGGCGATCGAAGAAGGAGCCGATCGTGGCTGA
- a CDS encoding alpha-ketoacid dehydrogenase subunit beta translates to MAEVNLVQAINMALAYEMEHDPAVLVLGEDVGVNGGVFRATVGLQNRFGKERVLDTPLAEALIAGMSIGMAAQGLKPVAEIQFSGFIYPTLDQIINHAARLRHRTRGRLACPMVLRSTYGAGIHAPEHHSESPEALFAHIPGVRVVIPSSPLRAYGLLLAAIRDPDPVIFLEPTRLYRLFKQEVPNDGEAVPLDACFVVRQGRDVTLVSWGASLYETQAAADVLAQGGISAEVIDVATLKVLDMNAIVESVGKTGRCVIVHEAPRCAGFGAEIAANLAEHGLLSLLAPVQRVTGYDVVTPLPRLESQFIPSVKRIVDSVRRTMEFV, encoded by the coding sequence GTGGCTGAAGTCAATCTGGTGCAGGCGATCAACATGGCGCTTGCCTACGAGATGGAGCACGACCCGGCCGTGCTGGTGCTGGGCGAGGACGTGGGCGTGAACGGCGGCGTGTTCCGTGCCACCGTCGGCCTGCAGAACCGCTTCGGCAAAGAGCGCGTGCTGGATACGCCGCTGGCGGAGGCGCTGATCGCCGGCATGAGCATCGGCATGGCCGCGCAAGGCCTGAAGCCGGTGGCGGAGATCCAGTTCTCCGGATTCATCTATCCGACGCTCGATCAGATAATCAACCACGCCGCCCGCCTGCGCCATCGCACGCGCGGCCGGCTCGCCTGCCCGATGGTGTTGCGCTCGACCTATGGCGCCGGCATTCATGCGCCCGAACACCATTCGGAAAGCCCGGAAGCGTTGTTTGCGCACATTCCCGGCGTGCGCGTGGTGATCCCCTCCTCGCCGTTGCGCGCCTACGGGCTGCTGCTGGCGGCGATTCGCGATCCCGATCCGGTGATTTTTCTCGAACCCACCCGGCTGTACCGGCTGTTCAAGCAGGAGGTGCCCAACGACGGCGAAGCCGTGCCGCTGGATGCCTGCTTCGTCGTGCGCCAGGGCCGCGACGTAACGCTGGTGAGCTGGGGCGCGAGTCTGTACGAGACGCAAGCCGCCGCCGACGTGCTGGCCCAGGGCGGCATCTCGGCGGAGGTGATCGACGTAGCCACGCTCAAGGTGCTGGATATGAACGCCATCGTGGAATCGGTGGGCAAGACCGGGCGCTGTGTCATCGTCCACGAAGCACCGCGCTGTGCGGGCTTCGGCGCGGAAATCGCCGCCAACCTCGCCGAGCACGGACTGCTGTCCCTGCTCGCCCCGGTGCAACGAGTCACCGGTTACGATGTAGTCACACCCCTGCCGCGCCTGGAGTCGCAGTTCATACCGTCAGTGAAAAGAATCGTTGATTCGGTGCGACGCACGATGGAGTTCGTATGA
- a CDS encoding 2-oxo acid dehydrogenase subunit E2, producing MKLFKLPDLGEGLQEAEIVEWRVTAGQEVKVDEPLLSVETAKAIVDIPSPYAGRILRLFAQVGDVVPIGTPLVGFEGEGDAADSGSLVGSVEVGKHVLTEEPLVAAGTIAAAVKAAPAVRALARQLDVDLAMVTPTGPDGIVTTQDVRRTAKMLVDVGPQEPLRGVRRAMAQNMALANAEVASATIVDDADIHAWPAGTDITIRLIRALVAGCRAEPSLNAWFYGRTMSRRLMKKIDLGIAADTPDGLFVPVLRDVANRDAASLRRGLDAMIADVKARKVPPEELRGCTITLSNFGMIAGRYAAPVVLPPTVAILGAGRIREQVIAVNGTPAVHRILPLSLTIDHRAVTGGEAGRFLASAIADLQQTA from the coding sequence ATGAAGCTTTTCAAGCTGCCCGATCTCGGCGAAGGCCTGCAGGAAGCCGAAATCGTCGAATGGCGCGTGACGGCCGGACAGGAAGTGAAGGTCGATGAGCCGTTGCTGTCGGTGGAAACCGCAAAAGCGATCGTCGACATCCCTTCGCCCTATGCCGGGCGCATCCTGCGGCTTTTTGCCCAGGTTGGAGATGTGGTTCCGATCGGCACGCCGCTGGTGGGTTTCGAGGGCGAAGGCGACGCGGCCGACAGCGGCTCGCTTGTGGGGTCGGTCGAGGTCGGTAAACACGTGCTCACCGAAGAACCCCTGGTCGCCGCGGGTACGATAGCGGCTGCCGTCAAAGCCGCACCGGCGGTGCGGGCGCTGGCGCGACAACTCGATGTGGATCTGGCGATGGTCACGCCCACCGGTCCCGACGGTATCGTCACTACGCAGGATGTGCGGCGCACCGCGAAGATGCTTGTCGACGTCGGTCCGCAGGAACCGCTGCGCGGCGTACGCCGTGCCATGGCGCAGAACATGGCGCTCGCCAATGCCGAAGTGGCATCGGCCACCATCGTCGATGACGCAGACATCCATGCCTGGCCTGCCGGCACCGACATCACCATCCGCCTGATTCGCGCCTTGGTGGCGGGTTGCCGCGCGGAACCCTCACTCAACGCCTGGTTCTATGGCCGTACCATGAGCCGGCGGCTGATGAAGAAGATCGATCTGGGCATCGCAGCGGATACGCCGGACGGGCTGTTCGTGCCGGTGCTGCGCGACGTCGCGAACCGCGACGCGGCAAGCCTGAGACGCGGACTCGACGCCATGATCGCCGACGTCAAAGCACGCAAAGTCCCGCCCGAGGAGTTGCGTGGCTGCACCATCACGCTTTCCAATTTCGGCATGATCGCCGGCCGCTACGCCGCGCCGGTCGTGCTGCCGCCCACCGTGGCAATCCTCGGCGCCGGCCGCATCCGCGAGCAAGTGATCGCGGTTAACGGCACACCCGCGGTGCACCGCATCCTGCCTCTCAGCCTCACCATCGATCACCGCGCGGTGACCGGAGGCGAGGCAGGAAGATTTCTAGCCAGCGCGATCGCCGATTTGCAGCAAACCGCCTGA